The following coding sequences lie in one Candidatus Neomarinimicrobiota bacterium genomic window:
- a CDS encoding prepilin peptidase gives MSRDILAALAFVLGSILGSFFNVLIYRLPREESVIAPPSKCPHCGHRIRPWENIPILGYFVVRGKCRNCGHRISAQYPLVEMASGLIAALIMWNIGLSWYAVSLVVLFYLLGLATITDFKHQIIPDEITIAGIILGIIFSAFQFPGFDGIVRAVLGGLAGGGSLYLIALFGNWLFQQDSMGGGDIKLAAMFGTFLGWQLTFLGIFLGFCVGAVFGGLYLLLTPRAGSEAKTSESAKNQTTKSETPRSGTILPFGPSLAFGAVLSLFWGHAILDWYLNSFIH, from the coding sequence ATGAGTAGGGATATCCTTGCAGCATTGGCGTTTGTTCTCGGGAGCATCCTGGGGAGTTTTTTTAATGTTTTAATCTACAGGCTGCCAAGGGAAGAGTCCGTGATTGCGCCACCCTCAAAATGCCCCCACTGTGGACATCGTATCCGGCCATGGGAAAACATCCCGATTCTCGGGTATTTTGTTGTCCGCGGCAAATGCCGGAATTGCGGACACCGAATTTCTGCCCAATACCCATTGGTTGAGATGGCAAGCGGCCTCATTGCGGCGTTGATCATGTGGAATATCGGATTGTCATGGTATGCGGTGAGCCTGGTAGTACTCTTCTATTTACTCGGGTTGGCTACAATCACCGATTTCAAGCATCAAATTATCCCGGACGAAATTACTATCGCTGGTATCATCCTTGGGATCATTTTCTCCGCGTTTCAATTTCCGGGTTTCGACGGCATCGTGCGGGCAGTATTGGGCGGCCTCGCCGGCGGCGGGAGTTTGTACCTGATCGCACTGTTTGGAAACTGGTTGTTTCAGCAGGACAGTATGGGGGGAGGCGATATTAAACTGGCGGCCATGTTTGGGACATTTTTGGGATGGCAATTAACGTTCCTGGGGATCTTTTTGGGATTTTGTGTCGGCGCAGTATTTGGCGGACTTTACCTCCTGCTGACGCCGAGAGCCGGGAGTGAAGCAAAGACCTCCGAATCCGCAAAAAACCAGACAACGAAGAGCGAAACACCGCGGTCAGGCACTATACTGCCATTTGGGCCATCGCTGGCATTCGGGGCTGTATTAAGTTTGTTTTGGGGCCATGCCATACTGGACTGGTACCTGAATTCATTCATCCACTAA
- a CDS encoding prepilin-type N-terminal cleavage/methylation domain-containing protein: protein MNRKGFTLIELTIVIVILGILAAVAVPRFTDLADVARSRVFEATMGNFASAISITHMKARVDEVMSGEIHIDEDGIADAYVNQYGYPQDAASAQGGSQRADAQAAAAVWRTVLSSAPQIRAEGEPQAEEDWVASQNGTTVDGAPIYEYTYTALTTGVNSFIYNTQTGVIQRVTG from the coding sequence ATGAACAGAAAAGGTTTTACCTTAATTGAGCTCACCATTGTGATTGTGATTCTGGGGATTCTGGCCGCGGTAGCTGTCCCGCGATTCACCGACCTTGCTGACGTTGCAAGATCCCGGGTATTCGAGGCAACCATGGGGAATTTTGCCAGCGCAATCAGTATTACCCATATGAAGGCCCGGGTGGACGAAGTGATGTCCGGGGAAATCCACATCGATGAAGACGGGATTGCAGATGCGTATGTAAACCAGTACGGTTATCCCCAGGATGCTGCCTCAGCCCAGGGCGGGAGTCAGCGGGCAGACGCCCAGGCGGCGGCTGCGGTATGGCGAACGGTGTTGTCGAGTGCACCCCAAATTCGCGCCGAAGGGGAACCGCAGGCGGAAGAGGACTGGGTGGCGTCTCAGAACGGTACCACCGTGGACGGGGCCCCGATTTACGAATATACCTATACGGCGCTTACGACCGGCGTAAACAGTTTTATCTATAATACCCAGACGGGTGTGATTCAACGGGTGACAGGTTAA
- a CDS encoding sigma-54 dependent transcriptional regulator, producing MIDSYSILLISESKATVRKFRTPLQSLGKVEVARSGYDALQLIVLEQFNLALLDFDMSLMGGMEALKHLRKDTLTLPVLIIPRENTFVSDVAKSLEQNAQGYVPGDADDELLLSRCRAFSARANVPEVVARYRRDISRKGRPLQLIGSSGPMNEVFQRVAKVAGSDVSIMLRGESGTGKELVARMLHTISPRADHRFVALNCAAIPEHLLESELFGHEKGAFTGAESQRKGKFEIADGGTLFLDEIGDMSPVLQAKLLRALEYGEFERVGGNEVINTSVRLISATNKDLEEQIESGEFREDLYYRLNVFTVQLPPLRERNMDVALLAIYFVHQFNKKNNQAVEHIEDDVFRLLRTYHWPGNIRELQNTMEQASLLVEGEQLRPEHFPGLPVAEDLLHGEAREFNGESRGIFGRMKEIIPMEQLEAAAIEHALHLTEGNLSRAAEQLGLSRVTLYRKIDKYNLDVTGAE from the coding sequence ATGATTGATTCCTATTCCATATTATTGATTTCAGAGTCAAAGGCAACAGTACGGAAATTTCGCACACCCCTGCAATCTCTGGGAAAAGTGGAGGTGGCGCGGTCAGGCTATGATGCTCTGCAACTTATCGTACTGGAGCAATTCAATCTCGCCCTGCTGGATTTTGACATGTCGTTGATGGGCGGGATGGAAGCCCTGAAACATCTCCGGAAAGACACCCTGACCTTACCGGTGCTCATAATTCCCAGGGAGAATACGTTCGTCAGCGACGTGGCAAAATCATTGGAACAAAACGCCCAGGGATATGTGCCCGGAGATGCAGACGACGAGTTATTGCTCAGCAGGTGCCGCGCGTTTTCAGCGCGTGCAAATGTGCCCGAAGTAGTTGCACGCTACCGTCGGGATATTTCCCGGAAAGGGCGACCCTTGCAATTAATCGGGAGTTCCGGCCCGATGAATGAAGTATTCCAGCGGGTGGCAAAAGTTGCCGGCAGTGACGTTTCCATTATGCTGCGTGGGGAAAGTGGAACGGGAAAGGAATTGGTTGCCCGGATGCTGCACACGATTAGTCCCCGGGCTGACCATCGTTTTGTGGCGCTGAACTGTGCAGCAATCCCGGAGCATTTGTTAGAGTCGGAGTTATTCGGCCATGAAAAAGGCGCATTTACCGGAGCGGAATCTCAGCGAAAGGGAAAATTCGAAATCGCTGATGGTGGAACACTCTTTCTGGATGAGATCGGGGACATGAGTCCTGTACTGCAGGCAAAGTTGTTGCGGGCGCTGGAATATGGCGAATTTGAGCGCGTCGGTGGTAACGAGGTTATCAACACGAGCGTGCGCCTCATTTCGGCGACAAACAAGGATCTGGAAGAACAAATTGAATCCGGCGAATTCAGAGAAGACTTGTACTACCGGCTCAATGTCTTTACCGTGCAATTACCACCGCTCAGAGAGCGCAACATGGATGTAGCACTGCTGGCAATTTATTTTGTCCATCAGTTTAACAAAAAGAATAACCAGGCTGTGGAGCATATTGAGGACGATGTGTTTCGTCTGCTGCGCACATATCACTGGCCGGGAAATATCCGGGAACTCCAGAACACCATGGAACAAGCTTCGCTGCTGGTCGAGGGTGAACAATTGCGCCCGGAACACTTCCCCGGACTTCCGGTGGCGGAAGATCTGCTGCATGGTGAGGCCAGGGAATTCAACGGCGAATCGCGGGGAATATTCGGGAGAATGAAAGAAATTATTCCCATGGAACAGCTGGAAGCCGCCGCAATCGAACACGCTCTGCACCTGACCGAGGGCAATTTGTCGAGGGCGGCGGAACAGCTCGGATTGAGTCGTGTTACGTTGTACCGGAAGATAGATAAATACAACCTGGATGTTACCGGGGCAGAGTGA
- a CDS encoding type II secretion system GspH family protein, protein MRNGFTLIELVMVVLILGIMAAVAIPRFVGLQDSTKVALFKGATGSLVSGLGTAYALKGGEYPTLTELVDNSYTAKDGEEQNIMDASDFELSQTSPGAGIEEVGAAPADPGEGWEAVYLYYPSETNAEYYTQIWYNEDEGRLEDGL, encoded by the coding sequence GTGCGGAACGGTTTTACACTTATTGAACTCGTAATGGTGGTTCTGATTCTGGGGATAATGGCAGCCGTTGCTATTCCTAGATTTGTCGGACTCCAGGATTCTACCAAGGTAGCGCTGTTCAAGGGGGCAACGGGTTCACTGGTTTCGGGGCTTGGGACGGCATACGCGCTGAAGGGCGGTGAATATCCCACCCTCACCGAGTTAGTCGATAACTCCTATACCGCAAAAGACGGCGAAGAACAAAATATTATGGACGCCTCGGACTTCGAACTGTCTCAAACGAGTCCGGGCGCCGGAATCGAGGAGGTTGGTGCGGCGCCGGCAGATCCCGGAGAAGGATGGGAGGCAGTATATCTTTACTACCCCTCTGAAACCAACGCAGAATACTATACCCAAATTTGGTACAACGAAGACGAAGGACGATTAGAAGATGGGCTGTGA
- the tadA gene encoding Flp pilus assembly complex ATPase component TadA, with translation MAKTKKKRLGEILIDKGLITEEQLEQGLERQAETGEALGTALVELGYVSDYEWLEATSEQLDIPYLTLSNYIVSADVAHLISEKLARKYKAIPLFQIEDSLTVGIADPSNVVAIDDLSRQTGLEIEPVLCAEREIQETLDEVYGGSESMDEQMKEYHEGSEDEGPEGEGEVEAPIINIVNLIFNRAIKMGASDIHLNPEENSLRIRYRIDGILEDIWTQPKHLQGSIISRIKIMADMDIAERRRPQDGRFKLSIDNKTIDFRVSTLPTVFGENVVLRILDPTSVKVTLSDLGLSESLEKTLRQIIANPYGIVLVTGPTGSGKTTTLYASLNELNEVEKNIITIEDPVEYQLPLIRQANMNPKAGMTFASGLRSILRQDPDIVMVGEIRDGETATVAVQAALTGHLVLSTLHTNDTAGALTRLVDMGVEPFLVSSSTSGIIAQRLVRKLCDHCKKSYTPAKDELKSLGLDKVDREFQFHKPVGCKKCRDSGYLGRIGIFEIMELTDQIRDLILKDASSDVIKKAAIKNGMTTLRHDGLRKVVNGITSVEELLRVTRA, from the coding sequence ATGGCAAAAACCAAGAAAAAACGACTCGGCGAAATCCTGATTGATAAAGGGCTGATTACCGAGGAGCAACTGGAACAGGGCCTGGAGCGGCAGGCAGAAACCGGGGAAGCGCTCGGCACCGCCCTGGTTGAGCTGGGATATGTCTCAGACTATGAGTGGCTGGAGGCTACCAGCGAACAATTGGATATCCCGTATCTCACGCTGAGCAATTATATCGTATCTGCGGATGTGGCCCACCTGATTTCGGAAAAACTTGCCCGGAAATACAAGGCGATTCCACTCTTCCAGATTGAAGATTCCCTGACCGTTGGCATTGCTGATCCCTCCAACGTGGTAGCCATCGATGACTTAAGCCGCCAGACCGGATTAGAAATTGAACCGGTCCTCTGTGCGGAACGCGAAATCCAGGAGACACTGGACGAAGTATACGGCGGTTCGGAATCGATGGATGAACAGATGAAGGAGTATCACGAGGGGAGCGAGGACGAAGGGCCCGAAGGGGAAGGCGAAGTCGAAGCGCCAATTATTAATATCGTTAACCTGATATTTAACCGGGCTATTAAGATGGGGGCCAGCGATATCCATCTGAACCCGGAGGAGAACAGCCTGCGGATCCGGTACCGCATTGATGGCATCCTGGAAGACATCTGGACCCAACCCAAGCATCTCCAGGGATCTATAATCTCCCGGATAAAAATTATGGCGGATATGGATATCGCAGAACGGCGCCGGCCACAGGATGGCCGATTCAAGCTGAGCATTGATAATAAAACGATTGATTTTCGTGTTTCAACCCTGCCGACGGTTTTTGGCGAAAACGTGGTGCTCCGAATTCTTGATCCCACGTCGGTGAAGGTGACACTTTCGGATCTCGGCCTCAGCGAATCTCTGGAAAAGACCCTTCGCCAAATTATCGCCAATCCGTACGGAATCGTACTGGTGACCGGGCCCACCGGCAGCGGGAAAACCACCACCCTCTATGCTTCGCTAAACGAACTGAATGAAGTTGAAAAAAATATTATCACCATTGAAGACCCGGTGGAGTACCAGCTGCCGCTCATTCGTCAGGCAAATATGAATCCCAAAGCGGGGATGACATTTGCCAGCGGGCTGCGGTCTATTTTACGTCAGGATCCGGATATCGTGATGGTGGGAGAGATCCGGGATGGTGAGACGGCGACCGTTGCAGTGCAGGCGGCGCTCACCGGTCACCTGGTGCTGAGCACCCTGCATACCAATGATACCGCCGGGGCACTGACCCGGCTGGTGGATATGGGGGTTGAACCGTTTTTGGTCTCGTCTTCTACCTCGGGGATTATTGCCCAGCGACTGGTGCGTAAACTCTGCGACCACTGTAAAAAATCATATACGCCCGCCAAGGATGAATTGAAATCCCTGGGACTGGATAAGGTAGATCGGGAGTTCCAATTCCATAAGCCCGTGGGGTGCAAGAAATGCCGCGATTCGGGGTATTTGGGGCGAATAGGTATCTTTGAGATTATGGAACTCACGGATCAAATCCGGGACCTGATTTTGAAGGATGCCAGCTCCGACGTCATAAAAAAAGCCGCAATTAAAAACGGTATGACGACCTTGCGACACGACGGTTTGCGTAAAGTCGTCAATGGAATTACATCCGTGGAGGAGTTGTTGCGGGTAACTCGTGCATAG
- a CDS encoding response regulator: MAEGNTILIVEDEKDFARALEILLKSKNYTIEIAYDGMTGLQKARELKPDLVILDIMLPKINGYKISRLLKFDEQFQDIPIIMLTARAEKHDKEVGMETGADIYMTKPLDNKELLRNMQDLLGEQPAGDE, translated from the coding sequence ATGGCTGAAGGAAATACAATACTGATTGTTGAGGACGAAAAAGATTTTGCGCGGGCTCTGGAAATCCTGTTAAAATCGAAAAACTATACCATCGAAATTGCGTACGACGGGATGACCGGCTTGCAAAAGGCACGTGAGTTAAAACCGGATCTTGTTATCCTGGATATTATGCTGCCGAAAATTAATGGGTATAAGATCTCCCGGCTGCTGAAATTTGACGAACAGTTTCAGGACATTCCGATTATTATGCTGACCGCCCGCGCGGAAAAGCACGATAAAGAAGTCGGCATGGAAACCGGTGCGGACATTTACATGACCAAGCCGCTGGACAACAAGGAATTACTCCGGAATATGCAAGATTTACTCGGAGAGCAGCCTGCCGGTGATGAGTAG
- a CDS encoding type II secretion system protein, with the protein MRNTKGFTLIELVMVIVILGILAAVAIPRFSDLSTNARTSSFKGAIGAVKSSVVSHLGNTQEYPAVEAFTTADSIFTSDDFSITDSDPSGSLESIPATPTFSTAGGNASETMYLIDGPTVASANYYVTLKYEPTSGTVYAPTNME; encoded by the coding sequence ATGCGTAACACAAAAGGTTTTACCCTCATCGAGTTGGTGATGGTCATCGTGATCCTTGGTATCCTGGCTGCAGTGGCCATACCCAGGTTTAGTGATTTGAGTACGAATGCAAGGACTTCATCCTTTAAAGGTGCAATTGGTGCTGTGAAAAGCTCAGTCGTATCACACCTTGGTAACACACAGGAGTACCCTGCAGTTGAAGCATTCACGACAGCTGATTCAATATTTACAAGTGACGATTTTAGCATTACAGATAGTGACCCATCTGGTTCCCTTGAATCAATTCCAGCGACTCCAACTTTTAGCACTGCGGGTGGTAATGCATCTGAGACGATGTATTTAATTGATGGCCCGACTGTAGCATCTGCTAATTATTATGTTACATTAAAATACGAACCCACTTCAGGTACAGTCTATGCACCAACAAATATGGAATAA
- a CDS encoding LysM peptidoglycan-binding domain-containing protein: MKSITNGILLFSGVLLLVGWFGCSQNQMANEDNNREYTVAGYVYSQSHIPVSNVNVRLINWGQAYSTTTDSAGFFMLEFSVSRQDTIYNKQVALVLGTSDAQYQSRKLTVSIREFDNQRYVFEDIPLHYALRRQEPSAPTAMNWAKLDSLQHRIDSLRAVMEKYPALVDSLESVIAGLQTERDQYFERYVVKEGDFLAKIAADSSFYKDPEQWKAIYNANREIIDNPDLIYPDQILKIPMESPAE; this comes from the coding sequence ATGAAATCAATTACTAACGGAATTTTACTGTTCAGTGGAGTACTGTTGCTGGTCGGATGGTTCGGCTGTTCCCAAAATCAGATGGCGAACGAGGATAATAACAGGGAATATACAGTGGCCGGATATGTATATAGCCAAAGCCACATCCCTGTCTCGAATGTCAACGTTCGGTTGATAAACTGGGGCCAGGCGTATTCGACCACCACGGACAGCGCCGGGTTTTTTATGCTCGAGTTCTCTGTCTCCCGCCAGGACACCATTTATAACAAGCAGGTTGCGTTAGTGCTGGGAACATCGGACGCTCAATATCAGTCACGGAAACTGACGGTTTCCATTCGCGAATTTGATAACCAGCGGTACGTTTTCGAAGACATCCCCCTTCACTATGCTCTGAGAAGGCAAGAGCCCAGCGCTCCAACGGCAATGAACTGGGCAAAGCTGGATTCCCTGCAGCACCGGATTGATTCTCTGCGGGCCGTGATGGAAAAATACCCCGCGCTGGTTGACTCTCTGGAATCGGTGATTGCGGGGTTGCAGACAGAGCGGGATCAATATTTTGAAAGGTATGTAGTGAAAGAGGGAGACTTTCTGGCGAAAATTGCCGCGGATTCCAGCTTCTATAAGGATCCCGAACAGTGGAAGGCAATTTACAATGCCAACCGGGAAATTATTGACAATCCAGACTTAATCTATCCTGACCAGATATTAAAAATCCCCATGGAATCGCCAGCAGAATAA
- a CDS encoding type IV pilus twitching motility protein PilT codes for MAFNLFRVLKYATSQGCSDLHITAGEPPIIRVNGQIRWIKHDPLTEEEVHDAIYSILTERQITQYEQDFQLDFAWKIADVGRFRTNIYNHNRGEGAAFRIIPPESMTLEEINAPKAVYSLTQRQHGFILVTGPSGSGKSTTQAAMVNRINQNKRAHILTIEDPIEYVHASKNCLVTQREVGAHTHDFASALRAGLREDPDVILVGEMRDLETISLALTAAETGNLVIGTLHTRSAAGVVDRIVDVFPAGRHNQIRSMLASTLEGVVAQQLLPTKDGKGRVAVMEVMLANSAVRNLIREMKTNQLHSTMQTSTNEGMQTFDQALYNHYENDLLSLQTVREHANDLTQIDKWLRRAGGGSLRSLTEEESQSEMNIEEEHEINY; via the coding sequence ATGGCATTTAACCTGTTCCGGGTCCTGAAATATGCAACATCCCAGGGATGCTCGGATCTGCATATCACCGCCGGTGAACCGCCAATTATCCGGGTCAACGGGCAGATCCGCTGGATTAAACACGACCCGCTGACGGAAGAGGAAGTGCATGACGCCATCTACAGTATTTTAACGGAGCGCCAGATTACCCAGTATGAGCAGGATTTCCAGCTGGACTTTGCCTGGAAGATAGCCGACGTCGGGCGGTTTCGCACCAACATATATAACCATAATCGCGGCGAGGGTGCCGCCTTCCGGATCATCCCGCCGGAGAGTATGACCCTGGAAGAGATCAACGCCCCCAAAGCGGTGTATTCGCTGACACAACGTCAGCACGGCTTTATTCTGGTGACCGGCCCGTCCGGTTCCGGAAAAAGTACCACGCAGGCGGCGATGGTGAACCGGATCAACCAGAATAAACGAGCGCATATTTTAACCATTGAAGATCCGATTGAGTATGTACACGCCAGCAAGAACTGCCTGGTTACCCAACGGGAGGTCGGAGCGCATACGCACGATTTTGCCTCGGCCCTGCGCGCCGGACTCCGTGAGGATCCGGACGTCATCCTGGTAGGGGAAATGCGCGATCTGGAAACCATATCTCTGGCATTAACCGCTGCCGAAACCGGGAACCTCGTCATCGGAACCCTCCACACCAGAAGTGCGGCTGGCGTGGTGGATCGAATTGTGGATGTCTTTCCGGCCGGCCGGCATAATCAGATCCGCTCGATGCTCGCCAGTACGCTGGAGGGAGTGGTCGCACAACAACTCCTGCCTACCAAAGATGGAAAAGGGCGGGTGGCCGTCATGGAAGTTATGTTGGCCAATTCGGCTGTACGAAATCTTATTCGGGAGATGAAGACCAACCAGCTCCATTCCACAATGCAGACTTCAACCAATGAAGGGATGCAGACGTTTGATCAGGCGCTGTATAACCATTACGAAAATGATTTGCTCAGTCTGCAGACCGTACGCGAACATGCGAATGATTTAACCCAGATTGACAAATGGCTCAGGCGCGCCGGCGGTGGATCGCTGCGGTCACTGACGGAAGAGGAATCCCAGTCCGAAATGAATATAGAGGAAGAGCATGAAATCAATTACTAA
- a CDS encoding secretin and TonB N-terminal domain-containing protein → MFDSMLRSVRQLIILGIIGCLTATALAQPGNSLEQRGDQLMSLEFVDADLKHVLRLIAKQNQLNIITNDQLSGTVTVNFQEVTLKGALEAILVSNGYNYVIKDNIIIVKERGQRMLGEVETRVYEFDYIEAPDAISALSNVVTSEHGEMEIFRRSKPGGSNQTTTRTSTGGSKYMVITDVPDNFPQIEDVIDQIDVPVPQVMIAVKFIETRLDHEDTRGINWTVKARLQGGPPQSRTGTTTGGTGTTVGGTGTTGGIGTGSAGFPVFGEYQSLDVATLNLQEFQAVLEMLFTKGNSRLLSDPRITTLDNQAATIEVGTTVPVLVPQQQGAQGGGVSGFGFVQNTFEDIDINISLRVLPRVNPNRYITMSVEPLVEAITGYSGPDQDRPIVASRSAQTQVMIKDGETIAIGGLIKEDKFETYKKVPILGDIPLVGRLFQYKSKQTEKTDLIIFITPNIVGPVTQAQASTESGRGQ, encoded by the coding sequence ATGTTTGATTCTATGCTTCGTTCCGTGCGTCAATTAATAATTCTGGGCATTATAGGGTGTCTAACGGCCACTGCCCTGGCTCAGCCGGGTAATAGTTTGGAGCAGCGGGGCGATCAACTCATGTCCCTGGAATTTGTTGATGCGGATCTCAAGCATGTGCTGCGTCTCATCGCCAAACAGAATCAGCTAAATATTATTACCAACGATCAACTGTCCGGGACGGTGACCGTTAACTTCCAGGAAGTTACCCTCAAAGGTGCACTGGAGGCGATCCTTGTTTCCAACGGATACAATTATGTTATCAAGGATAACATTATCATAGTGAAAGAGCGTGGCCAGCGAATGCTGGGCGAGGTAGAAACCCGGGTTTATGAGTTTGATTACATTGAGGCCCCGGATGCGATCAGTGCACTGTCCAACGTGGTTACCTCTGAGCACGGCGAGATGGAAATCTTCCGCAGGAGTAAACCGGGGGGAAGCAACCAGACAACCACCAGGACATCGACAGGTGGCAGCAAGTATATGGTGATCACCGATGTTCCGGACAATTTCCCCCAGATCGAGGATGTGATTGACCAGATTGACGTCCCCGTCCCCCAGGTAATGATAGCGGTCAAATTTATCGAGACGCGCCTGGATCATGAAGATACCCGGGGAATCAACTGGACAGTCAAAGCCCGACTGCAGGGTGGGCCGCCACAGTCCCGGACAGGGACCACCACTGGCGGAACCGGAACCACGGTCGGAGGGACCGGAACCACTGGAGGCATCGGAACCGGATCTGCCGGATTCCCGGTCTTCGGTGAATACCAGAGTCTGGATGTCGCTACCCTGAACCTGCAGGAATTCCAGGCGGTCCTGGAAATGTTATTTACCAAGGGCAATTCCCGCTTACTCTCCGATCCCCGGATTACAACCCTGGATAACCAGGCGGCGACTATTGAGGTCGGGACGACGGTGCCCGTGTTAGTTCCCCAGCAGCAGGGAGCGCAGGGGGGAGGCGTCAGCGGATTTGGCTTTGTGCAAAATACCTTTGAAGACATCGACATTAATATTAGTCTCCGGGTGCTTCCCCGGGTAAATCCGAACCGATATATCACCATGTCCGTCGAGCCGCTGGTGGAGGCCATTACGGGCTATTCCGGTCCGGATCAGGATCGGCCGATCGTCGCCAGTCGCTCTGCGCAAACCCAGGTGATGATCAAGGATGGAGAAACCATCGCTATCGGCGGCCTGATAAAAGAAGACAAATTTGAGACATATAAGAAGGTACCTATCCTCGGAGATATCCCGCTGGTCGGACGGCTGTTCCAGTACAAGTCAAAGCAGACTGAAAAGACCGATCTGATCATTTTCATTACGCCGAACATCGTCGGGCCGGTCACACAGGCACAGGCCAGCACCGAAAGCGGGAGGGGGCAATAA
- a CDS encoding type II secretion system F family protein yields the protein MPTFKYKAMDEAGTEMTGEFEAENVAVAYEYIEDSLDAIPIKVKEQKTNPVDDFLQQLQGVKRQELINYTAQLTTLLKAGVPLLGALDALREQTDNPVLKKAIEQIYRDVEAGSSYSDAIEKHDKIFPHLYVNTVRAGEAAGNLDVVLDNLVKQLERDEETQTKIKSALRYPLIVIVGMIAAMVVLVTYVIPKFASLFASGNAELPLPTQILIGLSEFFQAYLLYILIGAAVFGFLFYRWINTDAGSRAWDGIKLELPLFGKIIRLMSISRFAFILETLNKSGLPILESLSISGNTVGNKVIGRSIDQVADNVEKGKGLALPLKETKLFPPLVIQMIKVGEESGALDEMLSKVAAHYESEIEEITDSIMAVIQPIITIFMGVMVIIMALGVFLPMWGLMDAFQGAM from the coding sequence ATGCCCACATTCAAATACAAAGCGATGGACGAAGCCGGTACTGAGATGACCGGTGAATTCGAAGCCGAAAATGTTGCGGTGGCGTACGAATACATAGAAGATAGTCTGGATGCGATCCCGATTAAAGTGAAGGAGCAAAAGACCAATCCCGTCGACGATTTTCTTCAGCAACTCCAGGGAGTGAAGCGGCAGGAACTCATCAACTATACGGCCCAGCTTACCACACTTCTGAAAGCAGGGGTGCCTTTGCTCGGTGCGCTGGATGCCCTGCGGGAGCAGACCGACAACCCGGTGCTGAAAAAGGCCATCGAGCAAATTTATCGCGACGTGGAGGCCGGTTCCAGCTATTCGGATGCCATTGAGAAACACGACAAGATTTTCCCGCATTTGTATGTCAATACGGTGCGAGCCGGTGAGGCCGCCGGAAACCTGGATGTGGTGCTGGACAACCTGGTGAAGCAGCTGGAACGGGACGAGGAAACCCAAACGAAAATAAAAAGCGCGCTGCGGTATCCGCTTATCGTAATTGTGGGGATGATAGCGGCAATGGTTGTGTTGGTCACCTATGTGATACCGAAATTTGCCAGCCTGTTTGCCTCCGGGAACGCCGAACTGCCGCTGCCGACCCAGATCCTCATCGGACTGAGCGAGTTCTTTCAGGCCTATCTGCTCTATATACTCATCGGCGCAGCCGTATTTGGCTTCCTCTTTTACCGGTGGATTAATACGGATGCCGGCAGCAGAGCCTGGGACGGCATCAAACTGGAGCTGCCGCTGTTCGGCAAGATCATCCGGCTTATGTCAATCTCCCGGTTTGCATTTATCCTGGAGACGCTGAACAAGAGCGGCTTACCCATCCTGGAATCCCTGAGTATTTCCGGAAATACCGTCGGCAACAAGGTCATCGGAAGATCTATCGATCAGGTGGCCGACAACGTGGAGAAAGGGAAGGGTCTGGCTCTGCCGCTGAAGGAGACCAAACTCTTTCCGCCGCTGGTGATCCAGATGATTAAGGTGGGCGAGGAATCCGGGGCCCTGGACGAAATGCTCTCCAAGGTTGCCGCGCACTATGAATCCGAAATCGAGGAGATCACCGACAGCATTATGGCGGTTATCCAGCCGATTATTACGATATTCATGGGGGTGATGGTGATTATTATGGCGCTGGGTGTCTTTCTCCCCATGTGGGGCCTGATGGACGCCTTTCAGGGGGCGATGTGA